From a single Methanofollis sp. W23 genomic region:
- a CDS encoding glucose 1-dehydrogenase, whose protein sequence is MDNKVCIITGSTSGIGEACAKDMAAEGGKVVVSGRNEEKGARVVDEIKNAGGEAIFIKADVVVEDDIKNLIAKTVETFGKLDVMVANSGIVILGEPHEVETDDWDKVIDVNLKGVFLADKYAIQQFLEQKTGGSIVNTGSIHSFAAKPGLTSYAVAKGGVAMLTKMAGTSYAVKGIRANFVAPGYVDTPLLTALPQETYKALQDLHPIGRLAKPVEVAKAVTFLASDDASDITGTSLLVDGGYTAV, encoded by the coding sequence ATGGACAACAAAGTATGTATCATCACCGGATCGACCAGCGGTATCGGTGAAGCCTGTGCAAAAGACATGGCAGCCGAAGGCGGCAAAGTCGTCGTTTCCGGCCGAAACGAGGAGAAGGGCGCCAGGGTCGTCGACGAGATTAAGAACGCAGGTGGAGAGGCAATCTTCATCAAGGCAGATGTCGTCGTCGAAGACGATATCAAAAACCTCATCGCCAAGACCGTCGAGACCTTCGGGAAACTGGATGTTATGGTCGCCAACTCCGGCATCGTCATCCTGGGCGAGCCCCACGAGGTTGAGACCGACGACTGGGACAAGGTCATCGACGTGAACCTGAAGGGCGTCTTCCTCGCTGACAAGTATGCGATCCAGCAGTTCCTGGAGCAGAAGACTGGCGGGTCTATCGTGAACACCGGGTCCATCCACAGTTTTGCCGCCAAACCCGGGCTCACCTCGTACGCCGTCGCCAAAGGCGGCGTCGCCATGCTGACCAAGATGGCCGGCACCAGTTACGCGGTCAAGGGGATCCGTGCGAATTTCGTCGCACCTGGCTACGTGGACACCCCGCTCCTCACGGCCCTTCCGCAGGAGACCTACAAAGCACTGCAAGATCTGCACCCGATCGGGCGCCTGGCCAAGCCGGTGGAAGTTGCAAAGGCGGTCACGTTCCTGGCGAGCGACGACGCTTCAGACATCACCGGGACCAGTCTGCTCGTCGACGGCGGGTATACTGCGGTATAG
- a CDS encoding PAS domain-containing protein: MNEYEEKFAQIIDLLEHHATTGMTVTAVARELALPRNSVSKYLELLYASGDVSMERFGQKKLYRPLPRIPFQKIFDRLPNALVILDADLRVWMMNENFVTRFRVHPGRNVIGTPFFDLGLPLFAEPAVRRNIERIRHSQTYVAAMQLIEERTDTIYLVDFAPIVAQIGTPGIMVSLRDITAGRRIETALKDSEKKIATLFATVPSGIVLFSTDGVILNANPAALDLFGLQNFEDLSTVSAFDLSCAPGKLEALIRNGRADETELACDFTRMREERGISSTKSGLGCFNVVFTPIYPDGGGAPTECAILFKDITQDWRDRRELTFRESRYRSIFEDSYNGLIIYEPIDGGAGYAFKDLNRTAEEILGVPKPDLVGRSLVEIFPDLNFNALMESAGRTMATGKPEFLPPLQYRRGQGKWIWHYLFKLPSDELASLMIEISDELGGELGWPPAADDDPGLDQAS, encoded by the coding sequence ATGAATGAATACGAGGAGAAGTTCGCCCAGATCATCGACCTGCTCGAACACCATGCGACCACAGGCATGACGGTCACGGCGGTCGCCCGGGAACTTGCCCTCCCTCGGAATTCTGTGTCCAAATATCTTGAACTCCTCTACGCGAGCGGAGACGTCAGCATGGAGCGGTTCGGCCAGAAGAAACTCTACCGCCCGCTGCCTCGCATCCCGTTCCAGAAGATCTTCGACCGCCTTCCAAACGCCCTCGTGATCCTGGACGCCGACCTCAGGGTCTGGATGATGAACGAGAATTTTGTCACCAGGTTCAGGGTCCACCCAGGGCGCAATGTCATCGGTACCCCGTTCTTCGACCTGGGCCTTCCGCTCTTCGCCGAACCGGCGGTCAGGCGGAACATCGAGCGGATCAGGCACTCGCAGACATATGTTGCCGCGATGCAGCTGATCGAGGAGAGAACCGACACGATCTACCTGGTCGATTTTGCCCCTATCGTCGCCCAGATCGGCACGCCTGGGATCATGGTGAGCCTGCGCGACATCACCGCCGGGCGGAGGATCGAGACTGCCCTGAAGGACTCGGAGAAGAAGATCGCAACTCTCTTTGCGACGGTCCCGAGTGGGATTGTCCTCTTCTCCACCGACGGGGTGATCCTCAATGCGAACCCTGCGGCCCTGGACCTCTTTGGTCTGCAGAACTTCGAAGACCTCAGCACGGTGAGCGCCTTCGACCTCTCCTGTGCTCCGGGGAAGTTGGAGGCGCTGATCAGGAACGGACGGGCCGACGAGACCGAACTTGCCTGCGACTTCACCCGCATGAGAGAGGAGCGAGGGATATCGAGTACGAAGTCGGGCCTGGGCTGTTTCAACGTCGTCTTCACCCCGATCTACCCGGACGGCGGCGGGGCGCCGACCGAGTGTGCGATTCTCTTCAAGGACATCACCCAGGACTGGCGGGACCGGAGGGAGTTGACATTCAGGGAGAGTCGGTACCGTTCGATCTTCGAGGACTCGTACAACGGTCTGATCATCTACGAGCCGATCGACGGAGGGGCCGGGTACGCCTTCAAGGATCTCAACAGGACGGCCGAAGAGATCCTTGGGGTGCCGAAGCCCGATCTTGTCGGCCGGAGTCTTGTGGAGATTTTCCCAGACCTCAACTTCAACGCCCTCATGGAGAGCGCAGGTCGGACCATGGCCACGGGAAAGCCGGAGTTCCTCCCGCCTCTCCAGTACAGGCGGGGCCAGGGCAAGTGGATCTGGCACTATCTCTTCAAGCTCCCTTCAGACGAACTGGCGTCGCTTATGATCGAGATCTCTGATGAACTCGGGGGGGAACTGGGGTGGCCGCCCGCGGCAGACGACGACCCTGGGCTGGACCAGGCCTCCTGA
- a CDS encoding DUF2779 domain-containing protein — protein sequence MVRFLKKLKYKIIYQIKRNPSQKMERGGIYVPHISKAIFLNTIFCQKLGWMQANRTEAEEVSAGDQFRIHQGLEIGEAARKLFPEGIYIEEKNLQAAAQRTQELIRDTHTSVLFEATFLVDGYATKADILQREGDQWKLIEVKSNTNFKEQHMYDMAYTAAVLTLCGLDISTISILLVSKDFRLGMDVSALFIEGECTGAVVPWVGEFREHFPEVKEILQTPRPPSLPLSFKCKKCPMFTECHGKDIENHIFTIPRLSEKKFTALVGKDIVRIEDIPEDFALTKNQRKHVECVQCGEPVIDPGLRSALDEIVWPVHYLDFETTTTAIPLYPNLAPYCHLPIQYSIHTCPECGKIDRHSEYLADPTCDCRRRLAERLIEDLDDEGSILVYTSFERTTIKGLIQEFPDLEGQLQDIITRLVDLEKIVRSVNHPLFKGRTSIKVALPALVPGMSYDGLAIADGETAMATFALMAKGVFDPAETEKKRQELLEYCTQDTLAMVWLHDTLAQL from the coding sequence ATGGTCCGTTTTCTTAAAAAACTTAAATATAAAATCATATATCAAATAAAACGCAACCCCTCCCAAAAAATGGAGCGAGGAGGGATTTATGTGCCGCACATATCAAAAGCCATCTTTCTCAACACGATCTTCTGTCAGAAATTAGGGTGGATGCAGGCCAATCGGACAGAGGCAGAAGAGGTCTCCGCTGGAGATCAATTCAGGATACATCAGGGATTGGAAATCGGTGAAGCCGCCAGAAAACTCTTTCCAGAGGGCATCTATATCGAAGAAAAAAATCTTCAGGCCGCTGCACAGAGAACGCAAGAACTGATCCGTGACACTCATACCTCTGTCCTCTTTGAAGCAACATTTCTGGTTGACGGCTATGCAACAAAAGCCGATATCTTGCAGAGAGAGGGCGACCAGTGGAAATTGATCGAGGTGAAATCAAACACCAACTTCAAAGAGCAGCATATGTACGACATGGCATACACAGCCGCGGTCCTCACTCTCTGCGGGCTGGACATTTCAACAATCTCGATTCTGCTCGTATCAAAAGACTTCCGGCTGGGAATGGACGTCTCCGCCCTCTTCATCGAGGGCGAGTGTACAGGCGCAGTGGTCCCCTGGGTCGGAGAGTTCAGAGAACACTTCCCCGAGGTGAAAGAGATCCTGCAAACCCCCCGCCCTCCATCCCTGCCTCTCTCATTCAAATGTAAAAAGTGCCCGATGTTCACCGAATGTCATGGAAAAGATATTGAGAACCATATCTTTACCATCCCTCGCCTGAGTGAAAAGAAGTTCACCGCGTTGGTCGGCAAGGACATTGTCCGGATTGAGGATATACCAGAGGATTTTGCACTCACCAAAAATCAGAGAAAGCATGTAGAGTGTGTACAATGTGGTGAACCGGTCATAGACCCCGGCCTCCGGAGCGCACTCGATGAGATCGTATGGCCTGTCCACTATCTCGACTTTGAGACGACGACGACCGCGATCCCTCTCTACCCGAATCTCGCTCCGTACTGCCATCTCCCGATCCAGTATTCCATCCATACCTGCCCTGAATGTGGGAAAATAGACCGGCATTCCGAGTATCTCGCAGACCCCACATGTGATTGTCGCCGTCGTCTTGCAGAACGCTTAATCGAAGATCTGGATGACGAAGGATCGATCCTGGTCTACACCTCTTTTGAAAGGACAACAATCAAAGGACTGATACAGGAGTTTCCTGATCTGGAAGGGCAGTTACAGGATATCATCACCCGGTTGGTGGATCTTGAAAAGATTGTACGGTCGGTGAACCACCCCCTATTTAAGGGACGAACCTCGATCAAGGTCGCCCTCCCGGCACTGGTGCCTGGGATGTCCTATGACGGTCTTGCCATTGCCGACGGAGAGACTGCAATGGCGACCTTTGCATTGATGGCAAAGGGGGTTTTTGATCCGGCAGAGACTGAGAAGAAGAGACAGGAGCTGCTTGAGTATTGTACGCAGGATACGCTCGCCATGGTCTGGCTTCATGATACACTTGCACAGTTGTAA
- a CDS encoding ATP-binding protein, with amino-acid sequence MSIGIGGIREAFAPFFRDPDRAKLRDILKDNLGEFNHLDYKEMMIEASKLARVIISMANSTGGIIVFGVRELEDNTYAPIGLDTLEDKTHIQQRLSRYIPENLEYEILDFAYDESEFGLLRGKKFQVILVRDTPENIPFLPESAGESIQRNRIYYRGNTNSDEATYEQIQEILERRTTALTGMTSKERFKNDLFQLKVLYRHLSPARTVSKENFAEALGAGMGGVWGAWYESTLNPYYPEESFDEFVARMIARKKSIIERAIMNADQRRP; translated from the coding sequence ATGAGTATCGGCATCGGCGGGATTCGAGAGGCTTTTGCTCCGTTCTTCAGGGACCCCGACCGCGCAAAACTCCGTGACATCCTGAAGGACAATCTCGGCGAGTTCAATCATCTGGATTATAAGGAGATGATGATCGAGGCGTCGAAGTTGGCGCGGGTGATCATCTCGATGGCGAACAGTACGGGGGGGATCATCGTGTTTGGGGTGCGGGAACTCGAAGACAACACCTATGCCCCGATCGGGCTTGACACGCTTGAGGACAAGACGCATATCCAGCAGAGGTTGAGCAGGTATATCCCGGAAAATCTCGAGTACGAGATCCTCGATTTTGCGTATGACGAGTCTGAGTTCGGTCTGCTGAGAGGGAAAAAGTTCCAGGTGATTTTAGTCAGGGATACCCCTGAGAATATCCCTTTTCTCCCGGAGAGCGCGGGGGAGAGTATACAGAGAAACCGGATCTACTACCGGGGGAATACCAACTCTGACGAGGCGACCTATGAACAGATCCAGGAGATCCTGGAGCGGAGGACGACAGCGCTCACGGGGATGACCTCGAAAGAGAGGTTTAAAAATGATCTCTTCCAGCTCAAAGTGTTGTATCGCCACCTTTCTCCAGCCCGTACGGTCTCGAAGGAGAATTTCGCCGAGGCGCTTGGTGCCGGGATGGGCGGGGTGTGGGGGGCGTGGTATGAGTCGACTCTGAACCCGTATTATCCGGAGGAGTCGTTTGATGAGTTCGTCGCCAGAATGATCGCACGAAAGAAGAGTATTATCGAGCGCGCGATCATGAACGCCGACCAGAGGCGGCCGTGA
- a CDS encoding zinc-ribbon domain-containing protein: protein MYCRKCGAEIADDVRFCNRCGAPTSPEEEGAPYQTDQTPAPATSSAPSGGSPVVWGIVGVVACLFFGILFIGGVEGDDEWAAEIGAAVLDAADSQDPTTRDYALSLVRPPHSGTYNIAQICDIWEGVYLRWTYVNDPQGAEYFSPASRTVSIGLKGDCDDFAILMAALIEAIGGETRVVLASDFLEDGHAFSEVYVGDEYRDLRDAAEYISERYGCESIWYQKSTGYFGSDEYWINLDWWNEHPGGEYFQFEDALAVDVSGGETTEITDGGEIRSVRCWSGW, encoded by the coding sequence ATGTACTGCAGGAAATGCGGCGCCGAGATCGCAGACGATGTGCGGTTCTGCAACCGGTGCGGGGCACCGACGTCGCCTGAGGAAGAGGGCGCACCGTACCAGACTGACCAGACCCCTGCGCCCGCCACGTCCTCCGCGCCCTCTGGGGGGAGTCCGGTCGTCTGGGGGATCGTCGGGGTCGTGGCCTGTCTCTTCTTCGGGATTCTGTTCATCGGCGGGGTGGAGGGCGACGACGAATGGGCCGCGGAGATCGGGGCGGCGGTCCTGGACGCGGCAGACTCTCAGGACCCGACCACGCGAGACTACGCCCTCTCTCTGGTCAGGCCCCCTCACTCGGGCACCTACAATATCGCCCAGATCTGCGACATCTGGGAGGGGGTCTATCTCAGGTGGACCTATGTCAACGACCCGCAGGGGGCGGAGTACTTCTCTCCGGCAAGCAGGACCGTGAGCATCGGGCTGAAAGGCGACTGCGACGATTTCGCGATTCTTATGGCGGCGCTGATCGAGGCGATCGGCGGCGAGACCAGGGTGGTCCTGGCCTCCGACTTTCTCGAAGACGGTCATGCCTTCTCAGAGGTCTATGTCGGCGACGAGTATCGAGACCTCAGGGATGCGGCGGAGTACATCTCTGAGCGCTATGGGTGCGAGTCGATATGGTACCAGAAGAGCACGGGCTATTTCGGGTCAGACGAGTACTGGATCAATCTGGACTGGTGGAACGAGCATCCTGGCGGAGAGTATTTCCAGTTTGAAGATGCCCTCGCGGTGGACGTGAGCGGCGGCGAGACCACCGAGATCACGGACGGCGGCGAGATCAGGAGTGTCAGGTGCTGGAGCGGGTGGTGA
- a CDS encoding RDD family protein → MYCQHCGNQIPDDSQFCPECGNRITTTQTGPSSPEPEEVEYIGFWERFGAYIIDSIILTVLSIVVFICAAVMLMVLTLDEYVSVYLSVLACIPVSYLYYAYLESSPRQGTFGKSFLGIIVTDLDGNQISFGRATIRFIGRIIESISYGLLYLIIPFTAKKRGLHDFMAGTVVVRKRV, encoded by the coding sequence ATGTATTGTCAGCATTGCGGGAATCAAATCCCTGATGATTCTCAATTCTGTCCTGAGTGCGGGAACAGGATCACCACTACCCAGACCGGTCCTTCCTCCCCTGAACCCGAGGAGGTCGAATACATAGGGTTCTGGGAGCGTTTCGGCGCCTATATCATCGACTCAATAATCCTCACGGTTCTGAGTATAGTGGTGTTCATATGCGCGGCGGTCATGCTCATGGTGCTGACACTGGACGAATACGTCTCGGTCTATCTCTCTGTACTGGCCTGTATCCCGGTGAGTTACCTCTACTACGCCTACCTGGAGAGTTCGCCTCGGCAGGGGACCTTTGGCAAGAGTTTTCTTGGGATCATCGTCACCGATCTTGACGGGAACCAGATCTCCTTTGGCCGTGCCACCATCCGTTTCATCGGCCGGATCATCGAGAGTATCTCCTATGGCCTGCTCTACCTCATCATCCCGTTCACCGCGAAGAAGCGGGGGCTGCATGACTTCATGGCAGGGACCGTAGTCGTCAGAAAAAGGGTCTGA
- a CDS encoding 2-isopropylmalate synthase, which yields MIALFPEKIRFFDTTLRDGEQTPGVSLRPAEKLQIATMLADLGIATIEAGSAAASEGEREAIRLIADAGLDAEIATFVRALPGDIDAAVACGIECVHLVVPVSDLHIRAKLRKTRDEVCTMAWEGVTYAKDHGLVVELSGEDASRADGEFLAMLFAGGVERGADRLCFCDTVGLMTPEAIAEKIPPLLAAPLSIHCHDDLGLALANSLAALKAGASAVHVTVNGLGERAGNAGLEEVAMALEHLYGVATGLSTEKIYPLASTVSRLTNVPLPTNKAIVGEMAFTHESGIHAHGVLRDASTYEPLAPETVGRTRRIVLGKHSGSASVGAALTELGYHCTEAQHAEVVARVKALGDEGRRVTDADLMAIADSVTGMGGAPAIELGQVTVVSGNTVTPTASVTLRVHGEEVTCAATGNGPVDAAVEAVRRAVAGAAEVRLEEYRVDAIAGGTDALVEVTVRLGHGGRTLTARGARTDIIMGSVEAMVAGMNRLIEEKK from the coding sequence GTGATTGCTTTATTCCCTGAAAAGATCCGCTTTTTTGACACCACCCTGCGGGACGGGGAGCAGACGCCCGGCGTCTCGCTGAGACCCGCCGAAAAACTTCAGATCGCAACCATGCTCGCAGACCTTGGCATCGCCACCATCGAGGCGGGATCGGCCGCCGCATCAGAAGGAGAGCGTGAAGCGATCAGGCTCATCGCCGACGCCGGACTGGACGCCGAGATCGCCACCTTCGTGCGGGCGCTGCCAGGCGACATCGACGCCGCCGTGGCATGCGGGATCGAGTGCGTCCACCTTGTCGTGCCGGTGAGCGACCTGCACATCAGGGCGAAACTGAGGAAGACGAGAGACGAGGTCTGCACCATGGCCTGGGAGGGCGTGACGTATGCGAAAGACCACGGGCTCGTCGTTGAACTCTCCGGCGAAGACGCCTCGCGGGCGGACGGGGAGTTCCTGGCCATGCTCTTCGCGGGCGGGGTGGAACGCGGCGCCGACCGGCTCTGCTTCTGCGACACGGTCGGGCTCATGACCCCCGAGGCGATCGCCGAGAAGATCCCCCCGCTCCTCGCCGCCCCGCTGAGCATCCACTGCCACGACGACCTCGGGCTCGCCCTCGCCAACTCCCTTGCGGCGCTCAAGGCCGGGGCGAGCGCCGTCCACGTGACCGTGAACGGCCTGGGAGAACGCGCCGGGAACGCCGGCCTCGAAGAGGTGGCCATGGCCCTGGAGCACCTCTATGGGGTGGCGACCGGGCTTTCGACCGAGAAGATCTACCCGCTGGCGTCGACGGTCTCGCGGCTGACCAACGTCCCGCTCCCGACGAACAAGGCGATCGTCGGCGAGATGGCCTTCACCCACGAGAGCGGGATCCATGCCCACGGCGTCCTGCGAGACGCAAGCACCTACGAACCGCTCGCCCCCGAGACCGTCGGGCGGACCAGGCGGATCGTGCTTGGCAAACATTCGGGGTCGGCCTCGGTCGGCGCCGCCCTCACCGAACTCGGCTACCACTGCACCGAGGCGCAGCACGCTGAGGTCGTCGCCAGGGTCAAGGCCCTCGGCGACGAAGGCCGGCGGGTCACCGACGCCGACCTCATGGCCATCGCCGACTCGGTCACCGGGATGGGCGGGGCACCGGCGATCGAACTCGGGCAGGTGACCGTGGTCTCAGGCAACACCGTCACCCCGACGGCCTCGGTCACCCTCCGCGTCCACGGCGAGGAGGTGACCTGCGCCGCCACCGGGAACGGCCCGGTCGACGCCGCCGTCGAGGCGGTGCGCCGAGCGGTCGCCGGGGCCGCCGAGGTGCGGCTCGAAGAGTATCGCGTCGACGCGATTGCCGGAGGCACCGACGCCCTCGTCGAGGTGACAGTGCGGCTCGGCCATGGCGGCCGGACGCTCACGGCGCGGGGAGCGAGGACCGACATCATCATGGGAAGCGTGGAAGCGATGGTCGCCGGTATGAACAGACTGATTGAGGAGAAAAAATGA